In bacterium, the following are encoded in one genomic region:
- a CDS encoding Fic family protein, whose amino-acid sequence MVQYIWQTKDWPGLRWKSDVILRPLGISRQLQGRLLGEADYIGLEMKAEVLTEEAFTTAAIEGERLDRNSVRSSVARRLGLPTAGLPPAERQVDGLVEMLIDATTRHDERLTPKRLKGWHAALFPTGYSGMNKIPVADWRKGSEPMRVVSGPVGKERVHYEAPPAARLKGEIDRFLRWWHSSSELDGLVRAAMAHIWFVSIHPFEDGNGRIARAITDMALAQDERKDFRMYSMSAQINADRDEYYDMLEKTQKGDGEITGWLLWFLQCFNRAIQRSEGEVRGALQKVRFWQQWAAVVFNERQKKVVNRLLDSGPEGFEGGLTNRKYKGMTRVSRETAKRDISDLVEKGVLIKNPGAGRNVSYRLLWPEDE is encoded by the coding sequence ATGGTTCAATACATATGGCAAACAAAGGACTGGCCCGGTTTGAGATGGAAAAGCGACGTCATCCTTCGTCCGCTTGGCATCTCACGTCAATTACAAGGAAGGCTCCTGGGAGAAGCTGACTACATTGGTCTTGAGATGAAAGCGGAAGTTTTGACGGAGGAAGCGTTCACGACCGCTGCCATAGAAGGAGAGAGGCTGGACAGAAACTCCGTCCGATCCTCGGTCGCGCGACGACTCGGATTGCCGACCGCCGGCCTGCCGCCTGCGGAAAGGCAGGTAGACGGGCTGGTTGAAATGCTCATTGACGCCACGACCAGGCACGATGAGAGACTGACGCCAAAAAGGCTCAAAGGATGGCACGCGGCGCTTTTCCCGACCGGCTACTCCGGCATGAACAAAATCCCTGTGGCTGATTGGCGCAAGGGATCAGAGCCGATGCGGGTAGTGTCCGGCCCTGTAGGGAAAGAGCGTGTTCACTACGAGGCTCCTCCCGCGGCTCGCCTCAAGGGGGAAATAGACCGGTTCCTCAGGTGGTGGCATTCATCGAGCGAACTGGATGGCCTTGTGCGTGCTGCGATGGCCCATATCTGGTTTGTGTCAATTCATCCCTTTGAGGATGGCAATGGACGCATTGCACGAGCTATCACCGATATGGCGTTAGCTCAAGATGAACGGAAGGACTTTCGCATGTACAGCATGTCCGCTCAAATAAACGCTGACCGCGATGAGTATTACGACATGCTTGAAAAGACTCAGAAGGGAGATGGAGAGATCACGGGCTGGCTATTGTGGTTTCTACAGTGTTTCAATAGAGCGATACAGAGATCTGAGGGGGAGGTAAGAGGCGCGCTGCAAAAAGTAAGATTCTGGCAGCAGTGGGCTGCCGTAGTATTTAACGAACGTCAAAAAAAGGTTGTCAATCGCTTACTTGATTCAGGTCCGGAAGGTTTTGAAGGAGGGCTGACCAACAGAAAATATAAGGGGATGACCAGGGTCAGTCGTGAGACCGCAAAAAGAGACATTTCGGATCTGGTCGAAAAGGGGGTCCTGATAAAAAATCCTGGCGCCGGCAGGAACGTCAGCTACCGCCTGT
- the gnd gene encoding decarboxylating 6-phosphogluconate dehydrogenase, with amino-acid sequence MTSSFAEATEDKQGPSAQKEVSDMQLAMLGLGRMGMNMARRLMGGGHDVVAYNRSRDKTDKLAREGAIAAYTLAEVVEKLLPPRAVWIMLPAGKPVDDTITELKPLLEPGDIVIDGGNSYYRDDIRRAAELEPAGVSYIDAGVSGGIWGLELGYCTMVGGPREKYDHLEPFFKTLAPEDGYLYCGGPGAGHFVKMVHNGIEYGMMQAYGEGFEILEASPYGPGLDYSQVAHLWNQGSVIRSWLLELAEDAFAKEARLEDITGHVDDSGEGRWTVQQALDTAVPAPVITASLFARFRSRQESSFSNRVLAALRREFGGHGVKKK; translated from the coding sequence GTGACTTCCTCCTTCGCTGAAGCTACGGAGGACAAGCAGGGTCCCTCGGCCCAAAAGGAGGTTTCTGACATGCAGCTTGCTATGCTGGGCCTCGGGAGGATGGGGATGAACATGGCCCGCCGGCTCATGGGAGGCGGCCACGACGTGGTCGCGTACAACCGCTCCCGGGACAAGACGGACAAACTGGCCAGGGAAGGGGCGATCGCCGCCTACACCCTCGCCGAGGTTGTGGAGAAGCTCCTCCCCCCCAGGGCGGTCTGGATCATGCTGCCGGCCGGAAAACCGGTGGACGACACCATCACGGAACTCAAACCGCTGCTGGAACCCGGGGACATCGTCATCGACGGGGGCAACAGCTACTACAGGGACGACATCCGCCGGGCGGCTGAACTCGAACCGGCAGGTGTCTCCTACATCGATGCCGGGGTGTCCGGAGGGATCTGGGGCCTTGAGCTCGGGTACTGCACCATGGTGGGCGGACCGAGGGAGAAGTACGATCACCTCGAACCGTTCTTCAAGACCCTGGCGCCCGAAGACGGATACCTTTACTGCGGCGGCCCGGGCGCCGGCCATTTCGTCAAGATGGTCCACAACGGGATCGAGTACGGGATGATGCAGGCCTACGGAGAAGGGTTCGAGATCCTGGAAGCTTCTCCCTACGGCCCCGGGCTGGACTATTCGCAGGTGGCGCACCTGTGGAACCAGGGCAGCGTCATCCGTTCCTGGCTCCTGGAACTGGCCGAGGACGCCTTCGCGAAAGAAGCCCGCCTGGAAGATATCACCGGCCACGTGGACGATTCAGGTGAGGGGCGCTGGACGGTGCAGCAGGCTCTTGATACTGCTGTCCCCGCCCCGGTGATCACGGCCTCCCTCTTCGCCCGGTTCCGCTCCCGGCAGGAAAGCTCCTTTTCCAACCGGGTCCTCGCGGCGCTGCGGAGGGAGTTCGGGGGGCACGGGGTGAAAAAGAAGTAA
- the zwf gene encoding glucose-6-phosphate dehydrogenase has protein sequence MANHKKTDMPPGISSLVEGHATMEAPNVSCLLNRPVDPCTVVIIGASGDLTERKLIPALYSLFARDGLPDPFTVVGCGRTVMTSEQFRRKMEPAIREKDPEVARREQFSSRLHYRSLEYDSPGSYADLAAFLDDLDESSGTGGNRIFYLALPMFLYGMTAKLLGESGLSRQGAEGKGWTRLVVEKPYGSDRASAARLDKVVHESFAESQVFRIDHYLAKETVQNILMFRFANTIFEPLWNRDHIEHVDIIASETLGVEKRAGYYDKAGVLRDMFQNHMLQLLAMTAMEPPNRFESEAVHDEKVKVFRSLRPFPVDNIFENLVLGQYGPGTVDGKPVRGYLEEEGVDPASTTPTYGMMRLFIDNPRWQGVPFHLTSGKRLEGKLTEIAIRFRGTPLTMFEDLPGGEPSSANVLTMGIQPREHITLTFNTKSPGARTCLRTVRMDFDYLQGYTGPHLEAYEKALLDCLNGDQMLFWRQDGIDLAWGFMEPILHMCETCREKERLLHAYEAGSWGPKAAAELKGLMLKQCK, from the coding sequence ATGGCCAATCACAAAAAAACTGACATGCCACCTGGAATCTCCAGTCTTGTGGAGGGCCATGCCACCATGGAAGCTCCCAATGTCTCGTGCCTGCTGAACCGGCCTGTTGATCCGTGCACGGTGGTGATCATCGGCGCCTCCGGAGATCTCACTGAAAGGAAGCTCATCCCCGCCCTTTACAGCCTTTTTGCCAGGGACGGGCTTCCGGACCCGTTCACCGTGGTCGGCTGCGGACGCACAGTCATGACCAGCGAACAGTTCCGCCGGAAGATGGAGCCGGCGATCCGGGAAAAGGACCCCGAAGTGGCCCGACGTGAGCAGTTCTCGTCCCGCCTGCACTACCGCTCTCTCGAATACGACTCGCCGGGATCGTACGCTGACCTGGCCGCGTTCCTTGATGATCTGGATGAAAGCAGCGGTACCGGCGGCAACCGGATCTTCTACCTGGCCCTGCCCATGTTCCTTTACGGGATGACGGCAAAACTCCTCGGCGAAAGCGGCCTTTCCAGGCAGGGCGCAGAGGGTAAAGGATGGACACGCCTCGTGGTGGAAAAACCGTACGGCAGCGATCGCGCCTCAGCGGCGCGACTGGACAAGGTCGTCCATGAAAGCTTTGCCGAAAGCCAGGTCTTCCGCATCGACCACTACCTTGCCAAGGAAACGGTGCAGAACATCCTGATGTTCCGGTTCGCCAATACCATCTTCGAACCGCTCTGGAACCGCGACCACATCGAACACGTGGATATCATCGCGTCCGAGACCCTTGGCGTGGAAAAGCGCGCGGGCTACTACGATAAGGCCGGAGTGCTGCGGGACATGTTCCAGAACCACATGCTGCAGCTCCTGGCCATGACCGCCATGGAGCCGCCCAACCGGTTCGAATCGGAGGCGGTCCACGACGAGAAGGTGAAGGTATTTCGATCCCTGCGCCCGTTCCCCGTGGACAACATCTTCGAGAACCTCGTCCTGGGGCAGTATGGCCCCGGAACGGTGGACGGCAAACCTGTCAGGGGATACCTGGAGGAGGAAGGCGTGGACCCGGCCTCGACAACCCCGACCTACGGGATGATGCGGCTTTTCATCGACAACCCGCGATGGCAGGGTGTTCCGTTCCACCTCACGAGCGGCAAAAGGCTGGAAGGGAAACTCACCGAGATCGCCATCAGGTTCAGGGGGACTCCCTTGACAATGTTCGAAGATCTGCCGGGGGGGGAACCGTCCTCTGCCAACGTTCTTACCATGGGCATCCAGCCGAGGGAGCACATCACGCTGACGTTTAACACAAAAAGCCCGGGAGCCAGGACCTGCCTGAGAACGGTCAGGATGGATTTCGATTACCTGCAGGGTTACACCGGGCCGCACCTGGAGGCCTATGAAAAGGCCCTCCTGGACTGTTTGAACGGCGACCAGATGCTGTTCTGGAGGCAGGACGGGATCGACCTGGCCTGGGGTTTCATGGAGCCGATCCTCCATATGTGCGAGACGTGCCGCGAAAAGGAGCGGCTGCTCCACGCCTACGAGGCGGGTTCCTGGGGCCCGAAAGCGGCCGCAGAATTGAAGGGGTTGATGCTGAAGCAGTGCAAATAG